The following nucleotide sequence is from Pirellulales bacterium.
ATGGTCTCCTGAAACAAATCGTCCACGGCCACGGGATCGCGCACCACGCAGCGCAGGTACATTTGCAACATTTCGGCATGCTCGCGCACCAGGATCTCGAAGAGATCCTTGGGGCTCATTCCGATGGCGTACTCTGTAAGCTGCATGAAATTGCGACGGTCCGTATGTTGATTGCCCGTGCGTATGAAAATGGGGACAAGCCGCGCTGATTTGGCGCGCCAGGCCGGCGAGGCGAATCGTCGCGCAAGTATTGGCAGCGGTTCAGTTTAACTCAGGAACCAGCAAAACACATCGCTCTGACACAATTGCCCCGTCAAACGCTAAAATCGCCAGGGTTTAGCGACTAGCATGGAGCCGCCGACTTCGCATGATTCTGTACTGCGTCCGACATGGCGAAAGCCAGTATAACGCCGAGGGGCGAATTCAGGGGCAATTGGACGTACCGCTTTCGGAGCTGGGGCAGCGACAAAGCCTGGCGGTGGCGGAGGAGCTTGCGCAATACCCCATCGACGTGGTCATCGCGAGTCCGTTGTCGCGCGCACTGGAGACGGCTCGACCGATCGCCCAGCGTCATGGCCTGGCGCCACAGACCGACGATCGCTTGAAAGAGATTCATGCCGGAATCTTTCAGGGGCTGCGCTGGTCTGAAATCGAATCGTCACATCCCGTCGAAGCGCGATTATGGATCGAGCAGGCGCCCGACTTTGTCATTCCGGGAGGCGAATCGCGCCGGGCGCTCATGGAACGCGGATTGGCCGTGATGCTGGCGATTCGGGAGTTGCCGTATGAGCATGTGGCCGTGGTGGCGCATGGCGGCATCTTGTCGGCCGCGTTCAAGGCGCTATTGAAAATCCCGGCAGAGGTGAATCCCTTTAGTTTGATCAACGGATCGATCAGCCGGATCGGCTGGACACAGCGGGTGAAGTTGCTAACGCTGAACGAAACACAGCACCTGCGCGCGGTGAACGCAGGCCATGCGGCGGGCAGCGGCGATCTGTAGCATCGCGCTGAATGGCCAAGGGGTGATCGCCAATCGGCAAAAAACGATCAGCCTGACGAACTGAAATCGCCGATCTGCTCAACCACCTGATCCTGGTATTGGATGCGCACCTTGGCGGTGATCCCTTCCACCTCATTGAGTCCCTTCACGAGCCAGGCGACGAGTTTGCCGTCTTGAACGCGAAGTGCACCGCTGGTCTTGGAGCCGACCCGCA
It contains:
- a CDS encoding histidine phosphatase family protein translates to MILYCVRHGESQYNAEGRIQGQLDVPLSELGQRQSLAVAEELAQYPIDVVIASPLSRALETARPIAQRHGLAPQTDDRLKEIHAGIFQGLRWSEIESSHPVEARLWIEQAPDFVIPGGESRRALMERGLAVMLAIRELPYEHVAVVAHGGILSAAFKALLKIPAEVNPFSLINGSISRIGWTQRVKLLTLNETQHLRAVNAGHAAGSGDL